ttctatcactgagccacagcccccagTCCCCCAATTGTAGTTCTCACTCCCAGTTGACTTGCTTTATAAATGATCATTCTATTATGGTCAATGCACACTCAAAGGATTTgtctcttctttcaaaataaattcaaatttatcaattttgaagcatctGCATGGCTAAACTTTCAGGCAAATATACAACCAATTTTCACCTAGTTTACTACAAATCCTcctaaacagtttttttttcctactcttaCTTCCTtaaatcttttctccaggctaaagatgtagctcagtggtatcgtACAGCCcagcacagggggaaaaaaaagtactcTGTTCTCCAGATAGAAATTTGAGTGATATTTCTCAGTTGAAAACAACATCTTATCATTCCTCTGCTTGATTTCTTCCAGTGGTTTCCAAGAATAGCATAGAATTGaaaagagggaaaggaaaaaataaagttgtaggaAAAGATAAAGTTGAAGACTAAATAAGAGCCAAATGAGGAAGAGATTTATAACCATGTTAAGGAGCTTAAGCTTTCTCCTACCGGTGAGAAGGAGGCACTGGAGTTTTAGCAAGGTGTGATATAGTAAGATCTATACTGCAGAAAGAGTATTTCAGTGGTGGGGCAAATGTTACATGATATACTTGCATCATAACACTACATGCTATTCCATTAATATTTACAACTTTCATGCTTTTATTATCAGTTTGAAAAGttcacatctttaaaaaaaaaaattgatacccaTCAGGTGACATCATCTCAGTTCCATGGGTTACTGCTTCCCTGGGTGAGTTCCCATGTTCCATCAGGATGTACAGGCTGACCTGAGCACAAGGATGACTGTAATTCATATGATATTCTTCACAGCACCTAAAAGGATGCAATTCCTATAACAGGAAAGCTGTCAAATTGATAGTCATTTTTCTTCTCCAAGTTTTCCCTTATTTTTATCTTCTAAAGTGGATGTGTTGACACATGCTAGTAATCTCAgtcacatgggaggctgaggctggagggtaTCAAGTTTAAGCCCAGccagggcaacatagcaagactctgtctcaaaaataaaataaactatgctgggcatggtgcttcatgcctgtaatgccagcaactcaggaggctgaggcaggaggatttcaagttccaatTTGAGtcacttattgaggccctaaacaaTCTAGCAagtcctgtctaaaaataaatttaaaagggggctgggtatgtgacttagtggttaggcacccctgggttcaatcctcagtacccaaacCCCATCCCctgacccccccccaaaaaaaaaggaagaaagaaggaaatattagTTCTTGATCCATAGAATTGTTGTAAGGAACAAATAAGGTATAGAAAACATTCGTTAAGTGTACCACCAATGATAATGAAGATGAGAGGGAGCATTCTATAAATCACTCAGCCTGCATTCCTAAGAATTCTTACCAAAAGAACTCTGACAGTGTGACATGTTGATTTTACTGGAAAGTTCTaagagatatttttaaatatcctaTTAGTTAACGTTCCAAAATATCTCCAAATGCTTTTAGAATAAATTCAAAGCCCTCTTTAAATAATCATGGCTCTGAAATTATGATTTGCAAGACACAAGTTGTGAGACTTGCCATCATTTATAAGAGTATTTCGTATATGTCTGATTTAAAATCAATTATAGGTGAACAGAAATTCAGTTTGATCATTTATCTAATATAAGGTTAAGTCATACAACTCATTAAATTTGAACTTCATCACCACTTCTGTATTCTTGATGGAAATAATCATTAAGtcaaaaaaaattatcttcaatTCATCCCCATTTTAAACTTACCATTTTGCAGGTAGTTTTACCTGCATCTCAGAAGTCATTCTTCCTTTGGACCCCCCAAATTCACCCTCTACACTGTGATAAAAGTGATGttagaaaaaaatcttttcatgTTACCCTCGAGTTAATGTTTGCCCCATTACCTATTAATACTTTAGTCCTAGCTACCAAATACATCAATACGACCTCTGCCTACCCCTCCAACCAAaagaacaccttcagaattcatcAATTAAGCCTGCCCTTGTACAGTATTCCACACTTTTGAATAGTGTTCACATGGCATGAAATGCCTTCTTATACATAGGTGGCAACCTTCTATGCAAATTTCCCTTTTTTCCCCAGCTATTGAAGTATAATGCAGAAAGAAATATTGTATATATTCAAGGTATGCAGTGGGATGTTTTGATAAAGGTATCTACATAATGAAATTATTACCATAGTCAAGCTAGTTACCATATCCATCACCTCACATAGTTACTTTTATTGTTGGTGGGAATAAATAAGATCCACTCTCAGAAAATTTTCAAGGATACAGTACAtcactatttttttctctttgctttatattatcttttttaatttatttttttatttagatatgtcagcagaatgcattacaattcttattacacatatagagcacaatttttcatatctctggctgtatacacagtatattcacaccaattcgtgtcttcatacctgtactttgaataataacaCACTGCAggaatacagccacatcaatgtttatagcagcacaattcacaatacctaaactgtggagccaacctagatgcccttcaacagattaatggttaaaaaaatgtgccatatatacacaatggaatattactcagcaataagagaataaaaccatggcatttgcaggtaaatgaatggagttagagaagataatgctaagtgaagttagccaatcccaaaacaccaaatggtgaatgttttctctgatataaggaagttgattcacagtgggatagggagcgggaacatgggaggaatagacgaactctagatagggcagaggagttagagcagaggggagggggcatggagttattaatgatagtggaatgtgatgatcattattatccaatacATCACTATTAACCATAGTCACCATGTTGAATGTTTGGGAACcaggacatattcattttcctcctcAATTTTCAATACCAAGCTCaactttctcctctgagacttctaAGCAGAATTGTTCATCTGCTCCTTTATGCCTACACCTCATTATAGATTTACACATTTATGGAATGCATAGATAGATACAGGGATATGCATTGCATATGGAACTTATATGTTTTATTGTAGCAATTTGTTTCCTAACCCTCTCTTTCACTAGACAGTGATATCCCAGAAATTTGTAATTGTGTATTTTTCATCTTCTATTTCCATCCCCAGCTGGCACATAGCAAGTTATTCTGAATCCTACTTAATTCGTGGAGACATTGATTACAGGACTGATTCTCACCTTTTtgggtttttattattattatttgttttaattagttacacatgacagtacaatgatcttgacatatcatacatttgaatcaaatggggtataattactcttttttctgagtgtacaggttgctgaatcacattggtcatatagtcacatatatacatacagcaatagtagtgtctgttttattctgctgtccttcctatcccccctcccctcccctcccctcacttctctctacccaatctaatgtgacacacttcttttttttccctcacatggTCATACATGTAATCTgtgtaacgatgagggtctcctttcatcttccgtgcaattcccattctccctccctttccctcccacctctctttcctatctagaggtaattttcttctcatgtcaCCTTTTTATTACAACCCAACCTTCTGCATCCACTTGAGAGAGAGAATGGGCTAACCAGAGGCTCCATCGAGGCTACCCTCTGGCAGTCAATTCCAGCTGTAAACCAAACACTCATGAAAATTGGCTCATTCGCTCCCACTAATGAGTGGACTAATTTAAATTCTGTTTCTATGAGAATGAAGGAACCCCATGAAGTGTCCACTTAGGCTTCAACATTTTCTtcaaatgatatgattctatcgTGGACTAAGGATCTCCAAGGAGTATACAATGCACTACCTCCATAATGATGGATAGGAGAAACCTATAAAATTATCTTATTATATAAATTACTTCTAAGTCTTACCCCCTTCAAATAATAAACCCATGGATATTTTAATGATATATTAAAATTACAGAACATAAATTTCAAATAGCATATTTTGGggcctggcacagtggtgcatgcctgtaatcccagtgacttgagaggctgaggcagggcaatcacaagttcacagtcagcttcagaaatttagtgagaccttaaggaacttagcaagatcttgcctcaaaaataaaataacatggggctgggattctggctcagtggtagagcgttcacctagcacgggcgggacccaggttcaagcctcagcaccacataaaaaaaataaataaagccattgtgttgtatccatctacacctaaaaaataaatattttaaaaagtaaaataaaataaaataaaaagagttgggatgtggctcagtggttaagtgcccctgggttcaatctttggtacaaaaaaaatcaaattgcatattgtatTGAGTTGATGTATATTTTATCTTTACTATTTTAGGCTGTTaagtaaagagaaaaatatttagatTTTAGAACTACACGTGAAGGGACCCACCATCCTGGGAGGTAATATAATATGGTGATTCAAAAGCGGGATGCTGAAGCAGAAGCCACCTAGATTTAGATCTTTGCTCTATTGCTTAGCAGCTGCATGTCCCTAAACTACTTGCTAAACATTTCTGTGCCTACTAGTTACCTAatctgtggaataaaaatgaaatattatctAGCTGACTGCTGTTGGAATTAAAGTAGTTAATGTGTGTAAGCAACCTAGGATATTGCCCACCACATCATTAGTATTCAATAAATGGTGGTAGTGGTCATGTTGATTTTGGTAGTGGTTCTGCTGATATtggcagtggtggtggtggtagtgataTTTGGATGAGAACAACAAATGAGCTTAAATATGTTGTGAAAATGCAAATCGATGAAAAAAAAGTTATGATGGCTTCAATTAGGTTTGTAAATGAAACAGATAAAGACAAGTAGAAAAACTAACCTGAATTTTATTTGGAAAGATTGTACATCTAAGTTGCCATTTGCCAAATAGAAAATCAGAGAGTCACATAACTTTCTTTTACGCTGATATACAAAGAGATCTATCATGAGATtatcaagagaaagaaataaacaaagCTTACCAAAAGGGAAAAGGAACAATGTCATACATAGCCAACACTTACCCAATGGCTAATTTTACCAAAAAGAAATATTTCTCACCTGGTTAAGTTAAAATGTAAGCTTGTATTTTTCCTAATACACATATAATTTATAAGTGaattaacaatttttaaaagtcaaaaataaaataaaactacacatattttctcatttttctttcaaaGTAGTTTATGCATTTAGAGCCTGATTTAGTATGGAATATCAGAACTAATAGTACTGTTAGAAAAAGGCAAGTGTGTGTTAAAGATTGCTCAGTTACTTTtacattttgtcatattttattatttatacaatAGAAATATTTGAGAACATGCTTTAAGAATCACTCAGCTCATTTTGTGTAGCCAATGGAATTTGCTATACATTACTAAACATTCTATCTTAATGGATGAACTTTTTCTAATTATGCATGGCAATGGATGATGATGTAAtaaataacacattttctttattatatTACTTACCTGTGATCAAATGCTAAAAGTTCAATTATTGGGTCAAAGGGTAGAGGTGGAGCCATTCAAAGTGTCTCCACAAAGCACAAAGGTTACCCCAGTGGTTTCCCTCCTTCAACTCAATGCCCTGTAATGCTACTTGTGAGATTTTATAATCACAATAAaaagggtttttaaaaaaataaaataagaataaaagtaaaaatgaaagaataaattaaCTTCCTAAAAAAAGTCTAAGACCTGCCAATATTTTAAGAAATGGATTCATCATAAGGACCTatgaaaaatcaacaaaactatcgGGTGTGGTGGGATACACCTGCAATCCCAAGCAtttgggaggcggaggcaggaggattgtacatTCAAGGCCcttactaagcaacttagtgagatcgtgtctcaaaataaaaaaataaaaggggttggggatgtagcttggtggtaaagcatccctgggttcaatccccagtagcaaaaaaaaaaaaaatagcaaaacttCAGAGATTGATATTAAcataatatcatatatattagtttataaatcaataaattattTTGTTAATAAATCAGAAATATTTTCTCTGTCCTTATACTATCTTTAGGGTCCAAAATTTCTAATGTGTCCCAGCTGTTCAGTCATGGAAACCACGATCCACTAACAGAAGCATACAAAAGCATGCAGTAACATACATACCCCAAATTCTTGAACCTTATATCAGAAACTGACAGACCTTTGTAACAATGAAAAAGTAATGTTGAATGACCTTTAGAGGATTCATTCAGTAGAAAAGCCTATGAACAGAGGAATACTGTTTGGTTTTGGAGGGTTTTTGTAAGTGATGTTAAAAAGCCATGGAtaaggtgtgtgtgtttgtatatatacaaTAACCAGGACTTAGTCCAAGAAATTTATTATTAGACTGTAAAAAAGAAGGATTTGGAAATGACATCATATGAAGCTGATGCCAATGAAAAGAGCCTTGGATTAATTTGTGACATTTCTGCTTGGAGTCAGAAACAGAAAGACAATAGAAACCAGAGGAGCAGTCTGTTAGCAGAAACCTTAGGAATTCAAATCAACAAATAGGCTTACATATATATTCAATGTTTTTAATCTAAAAGTAAGGAGAACTGATTTTCATGATAAACTTAGATTTATCATGTGACATCTCTGTTCCTGAGTATTATCATCTATAAAATAAGTAGGTTGTAACAAATGATCCCATTTGATCTAATTTTAGAATTAGATCCCAAATTCTAaaatttccattgtcctattatatAATCAAGAGTTTTCTAAGTGTCCAAAGGATGAGGTAGGAAGGCAGATACtaaagaaagggagggaagaaaaaaaaagcatttagtTAATATGGCAATTTGCTGGATAGTTCGGATAAAGAATATTAACAAATTCAAAACAGGGAAAGCATACAATGAAAAGGAGAAATACACTGATTTCCAACTCTAAATAATCAAACTCACTGCTTGGCAcctttgggggtataaagaatatCGGAAGTAGTGGATTAAAGGTAAAAATCGGCTTTGGTTTGAAACATTTTACATGTAATTACAAAGAGAATGAGCAGAAAGCATCTCTTAGTTATGTTCAAAAATTATCAAAGTAAAAATACTCACTGTGTAGTTATCAtgaatattaaattatttatattaatCACCCAGTGCAGGGCCTGAAGCACAGGAAGCTCCACTGCTAGATCCCCGTTTCCTTACTTGGTGAGGGTACTAGAGATACACAAGAGCAAGGTAACATGGTAACATACCTAAATGTAACCTAGTGCACTACATTAAGAGAGATCAAAAAtttcaatgtctttatttttcccATCGTCATTGAGAATAGAGTTGCATTTTGGTTTAGAATGTTTAGGACATCTTCCTGTAACCCACAAGCTGATAGAAAAGTTTCCTCATTGCTGCCTTCATCTCCTTGTTCCTAAATGTATAGATCATTGGATTTAGAAAAGGAGTGAGAACTGCATCTAAGATAGCAAGAAATTTGTCCACATGTGATGAAGGGAAAGGCCAGGTGTAGAAGAAGATCAATGGCCCAAAGAATAAAATTACCACAGTGACATGAGCTGATAAAGTGGAGAGGGCCTTGGATAAACCACCTGAGGAGTGTTTTCGAACAGTAACCAGAATGAAGATGTAAGAAATGATCAGTATGAAGAAGGAccccacagagatgaatccactgTTGGCTGTGACCATGAACTCCAGTCTATCGGTCTTTGTGCAAGCAAGTCTAATGAGCTGAGGGAGATCACAGTAGAAGCTGTCCAGTACATTTGGGCCACAGAAGGGCAGGTCTACAACAAAAGCCAACTGGGCCACTGAGTGGATGAGGCCAAGGATCCAGGCAACAACCAAAATGATAATGCACATCCTTGGGCTCATGATGGTCAGGTAGTGCAGGGGCTTACATATGGCCACATATCTATCAAAGGCCATGGCTATGAGCAGCACCATTTCTGTGCCCCCAATAGCATGAATAAAGAAGATCTGAGCTATGCAACCCCCAAAAGAGATTGCTTTGTGTTTTCTAAAAAGATCATACATCATTTTGGGGGCCACAGTAGAGCAACCTCCCAGGTCAAGAAACGAGAGCTTGGCCAGCAGAATGTACATGGGGGAGTGTAGGTTAGGGTCAGAAGTCACAGAGAACAAAATGAGGAAGTTTCCCATTAGACTTGCCAAGTAGAACacaaaagaaaagaggaaaagtaGAAGCTGGATCTCCCATGAGTTGGAAAATCCCAGGAACAGAAACTCAGACACCACAGAGAGGTTGGCTCCATCCATTGTCTCAGAGAGCAGGACTGTCTCAAGCATTACCTGATAAAGGAaagtaacaaaaaaaaatcaagctttgTAGGGACTCACTGACTACATGAGTTTCAACTTGTAAGGAAAAAATACTACCTGAGCAATGACAAACCCTTTGCCATTCAACTATAGCTGCAAAAACAAGTCACTGCTTCTAACTCCCAGACTCCCtaaaatttccaggtttgaaaaagagattaggcaaaaaaaaaaaaaaaaattaggaatcaAAAGATCACTGGAGGAGTAGGAATTCTCTGGAATAATATGATGATGGAGGGGAAAGGGCATGGAAATGAACTCTGATTTCTCCCTCGCAGTTTATTACTCCTGCTCATGGAATTCCCAAACTTCAAGCAATTTATCATGACCTTTGTTTTCCTCATGTCTTTAGTCCTGAATGCAATACTATCACTCTCACTAATACTCCCTCATGTTTAACTTCATGTTATTCCTGTTTTATCAAATCATATTCACTTTTTCCTCATGAGAAAAGGAGATAATAGAGAAACCCTAAAATTCCCACTTTGGTAGGTCAGTCCAGGGTGTAGA
This region of Callospermophilus lateralis isolate mCalLat2 chromosome 3, mCalLat2.hap1, whole genome shotgun sequence genomic DNA includes:
- the LOC143393956 gene encoding olfactory receptor 4F3/4F16/4F29-like; protein product: MDGANLSVVSEFLFLGFSNSWEIQLLLFLFSFVFYLASLMGNFLILFSVTSDPNLHSPMYILLAKLSFLDLGGCSTVAPKMMYDLFRKHKAISFGGCIAQIFFIHAIGGTEMVLLIAMAFDRYVAICKPLHYLTIMSPRMCIIILVVAWILGLIHSVAQLAFVVDLPFCGPNVLDSFYCDLPQLIRLACTKTDRLEFMVTANSGFISVGSFFILIISYIFILVTVRKHSSGGLSKALSTLSAHVTVVILFFGPLIFFYTWPFPSSHVDKFLAILDAVLTPFLNPMIYTFRNKEMKAAMRKLFYQLVGYRKMS